ATATGGGTAAGGATGAGCTTTCTGACCCCGGCTTCCTTTGCGAGAGCTGCAACTTCCCCTGCTGTCGAATGTTTGGATTCTTCAGCCCAATCTGCCATCTCGTCCGCGAAACTGCTGTCGTGGATCAGCACATCTGCATCCCTGCTGGCTTCAAGAACGGACTCACAGGGTCTGGTATCTCCGCTGTATACAATAGTCCTTCCGGGCCTTGGGGCTCCCATTACATCTTCGGGTTTTACGAGCTTTCCATCGACTTCTACCGATTTTCCTTTTTGCAACTTTGCGAAAAGAGGACCAGGAGGAATTCCCAGTTCGATTGCCTTTTCTCTGTTGAAACGCCCGGGGCGGGGGTTTTCTATAAGGGCATACCCGAGGCTTGAGATACTGTGCTCGGTTTTTAAGGCACGGATCACGTATCCCTCCTTTTCCACAGTATCTCCGGGTTCCAAAGGGATACCCTGGACTTCATATTTAAGATTGAAATATCCAAGAGCTTTAAAAAGCTCGGTAAATTCCCTGGTTCCTTCAGGGCCATAGATCAGAAGGGGCTCTTTCCTTCCCATGAAAGACATGGTCTGAATCAGCCCAGGAATACCCAGGAAATGATCTGCATGAAAGTGGCTGACAAAAATCGAGGATAGGTTCATCATTCCTGTCTTTGCCCGCATCATTTGCTGCTGAGTGCCTTCTCCACAGTCAAACAGGATAAGCTCTCCTTCCCGATTGATCATTATTGCAGACGGATTTCTGTTGCGTGTAGGCAGAGAACCTCCAGTACCAAGAAAAATTATGCGAAGCATATCGAATCCACTAAACACTCAAGGAGTATTTATGGATTACCACTTAAAAGTATCAGAAAAATCCCAAATAAAGTCAACTTTTTAAGTTGAAATCCTACTTTAGAGGATTTGCTAATTTTTAGCATTTTCTAAAGCACTTACCGGAATCTCGACGTTCCTAGAACACTTATTCAACTTTCACAGTCCAGATTCTCCCGTAATTACCTGGAATTTTAAGCCGGATTTCTTTGTCAGCAGTGACCCCCATTAAATTTTCCAGTCCGTGAAGTTCTTCCACGTAATTGCCACTAAACGGGAATTTAAAAGACACTGCCTGACCCTGATCTCCAAAGTTTAGAGCTATAAG
This region of Methanosarcina flavescens genomic DNA includes:
- the rnz gene encoding ribonuclease Z, yielding MLRIIFLGTGGSLPTRNRNPSAIMINREGELILFDCGEGTQQQMMRAKTGMMNLSSIFVSHFHADHFLGIPGLIQTMSFMGRKEPLLIYGPEGTREFTELFKALGYFNLKYEVQGIPLEPGDTVEKEGYVIRALKTEHSISSLGYALIENPRPGRFNREKAIELGIPPGPLFAKLQKGKSVEVDGKLVKPEDVMGAPRPGRTIVYSGDTRPCESVLEASRDADVLIHDSSFADEMADWAEESKHSTAGEVAALAKEAGVRKLILTHISSRYTDDSEPLLSDSKKVFEKVIIAEDLMEIEVPYRSE